In Stomoxys calcitrans chromosome 2, idStoCalc2.1, whole genome shotgun sequence, the following proteins share a genomic window:
- the LOC106093496 gene encoding ankyrin repeat and sterile alpha motif domain-containing protein 1B, with product MGKDQEFLEAARNGNISHIEKVLNAKAKRAGPLASLRRGTGVNVQDSGGYSALHHACLNGHTDIVRLLLSHEASPNLPDMRGSSPLHLAAWAGEEEIVKLLLTHPYRPANPDLQTIEKETPLHCAAQHGHTGALSILLAHEADPNMRNTRGETPLDLACQYGRLQAVQILIRAHPELIAPYTVQATENQGNNRSRHSSPLPNSGSMSTPSPSSPSVLSSPATPIRCVFPHTCLHLASRNGHKPVVEVLLNSGVNVNLLTPSGSALHEAALCGKETVVRTLLKAGIDLNATDSEERTVLDILKEFPPHVTKHIIDVINNFRNQMDTDDGEEVIYRHQQSSNTTLQRNHHQKQQHNNHYHFNSNNHLLNHSLSMQQSSYNKQRFSSGATFNGGGKSLDSGLQLDETSSSTGTGGGGGGNRFYHDTLNSPVRSQSNTSQNEMGISPSSSMSSFEPSSVSPRSRCSTGGVSSFVANTPMLSSFGPAAPPKKPPRRNLSVSPTNSGQPFSYTSPNHQQQGTHGRRQARSPSNDSPYSHQSHSSVGGMSFDETQLSERQRGSRLFASARETTRSSAGISLSSSTDMLEKRHHTGDIENLVPNSNQDITNSMKRPKPAPRNLNSVTSDTIKSDNPTLKSYNPNRKLKRNRNSYSITLGDNDDGENAHKPQTPQSPTNYKQPPTPDHPPPSSSHAEKVIHERIRPLSQEYKRRSALLQLQKQQQLLIDMATSPLRQLNSNAKPTSHYDYAYIQPNAANLDAISSNIYSTIGSGAARGSMASLSSSISLSDHSGSTDNVEEFVGDQPLAGLMKGSSAAINNKQKVEPAYATVNKASKINPPQVQLPPPRPQQQLPPQTQVPVYATIHKKRGISTTAHSSSTEQTAPKPRPPIPAKPVIPERRLFKTPVPQVPASEEQPSNRDSMTTIETTNALDLDHEMTNDSDDLYEELNEPKTVVENNIPKTPNSSAATENKDVTTKPAGSSTNDILSHQSSINSSSNEEQSQTTQTSSQPTTESSNEDSSTTNNNSTSTTSHESSILSPFNAEEARKKISEILESFGSSILNSDISPTNDLDFDDTEVPVERQELVSRLRRAGLGPLEKKLLDQGYDNYKFMNGVLEESDLEAMSISKTDGAKLLRFIATLPKAEFPPQVPLKNQQENKSSGELKGVSSLNQWLNTIQLPQYIESFNKHLYNTLDSVCGVWDVELQTVLEINKLGHRRRILQSIAFIKQMREPKSAKTPLGENNETNKIPASGGGGGGQRQSITSYRKNRPAPQPPTQKATQQTPTSTQSLEIRAPSELLLGLPDNLRTKWRHSANDLLNDQIKYEVYYLGSTVVKELRGTESTRKSIQKLKQDAQHTTATNMLMSSQSETNAARNQSFNKQKRILVALAISHHGVEFLDVNTKNTICEHEIQNINCACQDSDDLRHFAYITKENDVHYCHVFYVESLDLASDIILTIGQAFEVAYQLALRDGISSTPLSTLNHSILQGLDYSKQTASASNSKTQEA from the exons ATGGGTAAAGATCAGGAATTTTTAGAGGCTGCACGCAATGGCAATATTTCCCACATCGAAAAAGTACTTAATGCCAAAGCAAAGAGAGCAGGTCCGCTAGCAAGTCTACGTCGGGGTACGGGGGTCAATGTTCAAGATAGTGGAGGATATTCAGCACTACATCATGCCTGTCTAAATGGGCACACAGATATTGTGCGCTTGCTACTCAGTCATGAGGCATCACCAAATCTACCGGATATGCGTGGTTCATCGCCATTGCATTTGGCGGCTTGGGCTGGAGAAGAGGAGATTGTCAAACTTCTGCTCACACATCCCTATAGGCCAGCCAATCCAGATTTACAGACCATAGAGAAAGAAACGCCACTTCACTGTGCTGCACAACATGGGCATACGGGGGCGCTTTCCATTCTACTGGCCCATGAGGCAGATCCCAATATGCGAAATACTCGAGGAGAAACTCCCCTGGATTTGGCATGTCAATATGGTCGCCTGCAGGCAGTGCAAATATTGATACGAGCCCATCCCGAACTGATAGCCCCCTATACCGTACAGGCCACAGAAAACCAAGGAAATAATAGATCCAGACATTCATCTCCACTACCAAATTCGGGCTCAATGTCCACGCCCTCCCCATCTTCGCCCTCGGTTCTGTCATCGCCAGCCACGCCTATAAGATGTGTATTTCCCCACACATGCCTGCATTTGGCCAGTCGAAATGGCCATAAGCCCGTTGTTGAAGTTCTGCTAAATTCTGGGGTGAATGTCAATCTCCTGACACCCTCAGGATCGGCACTGCATGAGGCAGCGCTGTGCGGCAAAGAAACGGTGGTACGAACTCTACTAAAGGCGGGCATAGATCTCAATGCCACCGACTCTGAAGAACGCACAGTTttggatattttaaaagaatttcCGCCGCATGTCACCAAACACATTATCGATGTGATCAATA ATTTCCGCAATCAAATGGACACGGATGATGGCGAAGAGGTCATCTATCGCCATCAGCAATCCAGTAACACCACCTTACAACGCAACCACCATCAGAAGCAGCAACATAATAACCATTATCACTTCAATTCGAACAACCATCTTCTAAATCATTCCCTGTCCATGCAACAGTCTTCGTACAACAAACAGAGATTTAGTTCCGGTGCAACATTTAATGGTGGCGGAAAGTCTTTGGATAGTGGTTTGCAACTGGATGAAACATCTAGTAGTACTGGAAcgggaggaggaggtggaggaAATAGGTTCTATCACGATACCTTGAACTCACCGGTACGAAGTCAGTCAAATACATCGCAAAA CGAAATGGGCATAAGTCCATCCTCATCTATGAGCAGTTTTGAACCTTCCTCGGTATCACCCCGCTCTAGATGTTCCACAG GTGGCGTTTCCAGTTTTGTTGCCAATACTCCCATGTTAAGCAGTTTCGGTCCAGCCGCACCACCCAAGAAACCACCACGTCGCAATCTTTCTGTCTCACCCACCAACAGTGGCCAGCCCTTCAGTTACACTTCTCCTAATCACCAGCAGCAGGGTACTCATGGTCGACGTCAAGCACGCAGTCCCTCCAACGATAGCCCCTACTCGCACCAGAGTCATAGCAGTGTGGGTGGTATGAGTTTTGATGAGACACAATTGTCAGAAAGACAAAGAGGTAGTCGCCTATTTGCCAGTGCTAGAGAGACAACAAGATCATCGGCTGGAATCTCATTGAGTTCAAGTA CTGATATGCTGGAAAAACGTCATCACACGGGAGACATTGAAAATCTTGTGCCAAACTCGAATCAGGATATCACCAATTCAATGAAGAGGCCAAAACCAGCTCCCAGAAATCTCAATAGCGTTACTTCGGATACAATAAAAAGTGATAATCCTACCTTGAAATCGTATAATCCCAATCGTAAACTAAAGAGAAATCGTAATAGCTA TTCCATAACTTTGGGTGATAATGATGATGGCGAGAATGCGCACAAACCTCAAACACCACAAAGTCCCACAAATTATAAGCAACCGCCCACACCTGATCATCCTCCACCTTCGTCCAGTCATGCTGAGAAGGTTATACATGAACGGATTAGACCCCTGAGCCAGGAATACAAACGTCGTTCGGCCTTGCTGCAATTGCAGAAACAGCAGCAACTTCTCATCGATATGGCCACCTCGCCACTGAGACAATTGAATTCCAATGCGAAACCCACATCACATTACGACTATGCCTACATACAACCGAATGCAGCCAATCTGGATGCTATTTCCTCCAATATCtattccaccataggatcgggggCTGCACGCGGTTCAATGGCTTCCTTAAGTTCCAGCATATCGTTATCCGATCACAGTGGATCCACCGATAATGTCGAAGAGTTTGTGGGCGATCAGCCTTTGGCGGGTCTTATGAAGGGCTCGTCGGCGGCCATCAACAATAAGCAGAAGGTAGAACCTGCCTATGCAACGGTTAACAAAGCTTCTAAAATAAACCCACCTCAAGTTCAACTACCCCCTCCGCgaccacaacaacaactgccTCCGCAAACACAGGTGCCCGTCTATGCGACCATACACAAGAAGCGTGGAATTTCCACCACAGCCCATAGCAGCAGCACAGAGCAGACGGCGCCAAAGCCTAGGCCTCCCATACCCGCCAAACCCGTTATACCAGAGAGAAGACTATTTAAGACACCCGTACCACAAGTACCCGCCTCGGAGGAGCAACCATCAAATCGTGACAGCATGACAACAATTGAGACAACGAATGCACTGGATTTGGATCATGAAATGACCAACGACTCGGATGATTTGTACGAAGAGCTTAACGAACCCAAAACGGTGGTGGAAAACAATATACCCAAAACTCCGAATAGCAGCGCCGCTACGGAAAACAAGGATGTCACCACTAAGCCAGCTGGATCATCCACAAATGATATATTAAGCCATCAAAGTTCCATAAACAGTTCTTCGAATGAGGAACAATCACAGACAACGCAGACTTCTTCGCAACCTACCACAGAGAGTTCCAATGAAGACAGTTCCACGACCAACAATAACTCAACATCGACAACCTCGCATGAGAGCAGCATTTTGAGTCCCTTCAATGCCGAGGAGGCCCGCAAGAAAATTTCAGAGATTTTGGAATCCTTTGGCAGCAGCATCCTAAACTCGGATATATCACCAACCAACGACTTGGATTTTGATGACACAGAAGTTCCTGTAGAGCGACAAGAGTTGGTAAGTCGTTTGCGAAGAGCTGGCCTGGGACCCCTAGAGAAGAAGTTATTGGATCAGGGCTATGACAATTACAAATTCATG AATGGTGTTTTAGAGGAAAGCGACCTGGAAGCCATGAGCATTTCCAAAACTGATGGTGCAAAGTTACTAAGATTTATTGCCACATTACCCAAAGCAGAATTTCCACCTCAAGTACCGTTGAAGAATCAACAGGAAAATAAATCGAGTGGCGAACTAAAGGGGGTCTCCTCGCTGAATCAATGGCTTAATACCATTCAATTGCCTCAGTACATAGAATCATTTAA TAAACATCTTTACAACACTTTGGATAGTGTCTGCGGAGTCTGGGATGTGGAACTGCAAACGGTATTGGAAATAAATAAACTTGGTCATAGACGACGCATCCTGCAGTCAATTGCATTTATCAAACAAATGCGTGAACCCAAGTCCGCAAAAACTCCTTTGGGTGAAAATAATGAAACCAATAAAATTCCTGCCTCTGGAGGTGGCGGTGGTGGTCAGAGACAATCGATAACATCATATCGTAAAAATAG ACCTGCACCCCAACCACCTACCCAGAAAGCAACCCAACAAACTCCCACATCAACACAATCATTGGAGATTCGTGCACCTTCGGAATTGCTTTTAGGATTACCCGATAATCTGCGCACAAAATGGCGTCATTCGGCGAATGATTTGCTCAACGATCAAATTAAATATGAAGTTTAT TATTTAGGCTCAACGGTTGTGAAGGAATTACGCGGCACTGAATCAACGCGAAAATCCATACAAAAATTGAAACAAGACGCCCAACACACCACTGCTACCAACATGTTAATGTCTTCCCAGTCCGAAACCAATGCTGCCCGTAATCAATCATTTAACAAACAGAAACGCATACTCGTTGCCCTGGCCATCTCACATCACGGtgtcgaatttttggatgtgaaCACCAAG aacactatttgtGAACATGAGATACAGAATATAAATTGTGCTTGTCAAGATTCCGATGATTTAAGACATTTCGCCTACATAACTAAGGAGAATGATGTCCACTACTGTCACGTGTTCTATGTCGAAAGTTTG